Proteins encoded in a region of the Vicia villosa cultivar HV-30 ecotype Madison, WI linkage group LG5, Vvil1.0, whole genome shotgun sequence genome:
- the LOC131602935 gene encoding patellin-3-like, translating into MSHDQTPPQAEEVLVVANENVPQPEKTTTIPLESEQQDQQPQPEKKNNLVPVVESVTLETHLSKPNTDDTDKDETTKTSQSDLLENENKPLQELKSLVQQALNNHEFSKPSTKEDKPPTTTTVAAAPENVTPAEEEPVQQKDKEEVPTKKEEEKEQDKKEDEVKETVVEKEQEEGDKKEEKVKETVVAAVDEDGAKTVEAIEESVVAVSSSVPVPQEPVESKAESKDEATLPLQPEEVSIYGIPLLADERSDVILLKFLRARDFKVKEAFTMIKDTIRWRKEFGIEELLDEKLGDELEKAVYMHGFDKENHPVCYNIYGEFQNKELYKKTFSDEEKRQNFLRWRIQFLEKSIRNLDFNNGDACTIVHVNDLKDSPGPGKWELRQATKQALQLFQDNYPEFVAKQVFINVPWWYLAVNRMISPFLTQRTKSKFVFAGPSKSTETLLSYIAPEQLPVKYGGLSKDGEFGNSDAVTEATIKPASKYTVEFPVTEKCLVSWEVRVIGWEVKYGAEFVPTNEESYTVIVQKARKVSSSEEAVICNRFKVGESGKVVLTIDNTSSKKKKLLYRFKTKSSLED; encoded by the exons atgtCTCATGACCAAACACCCCCACAAGCTGAGGAAGTTCTTGTTGTTGCTAATGAGAATGTTCCACAGCCTGAAAAAACAACTACAATACCCTTGGAATCAGAGCAACAGGATCAACAACCGCAACCTGAGAAGAAAAATAACTTAGTTCCGGTTGTTGAATCTGTCACTCTAGAGACTCATCTCTCCAAACCCAATACCGATGATACTGACAAAGATGAAACCACCAAAACTTCTCAATCTGATCTTCTAGAGAATGAAAACAAGCCACTCCAAGAGCTTAAGAGTCTTGTTCAACAAGCACTCAACAACCATGAATTCTCCAAACCATCCACAAAAGAAGATAAACCACCCACCACCACCACCGTAGCAGCTGCACCCGAAAATGTTACCCCTGCAGAAGAAGAGCCTGTACAACAAAAGGACAAGGAGGAAGTTCCAacaaagaaagaggaagaaaaagaaCAAGATAAGAAGGAAGATGAAGTGAAGGAAACCGTTGTGGAAAAAGAACAAGAAGAAGGAGATAAGAAGGAAGAGAAAGTGAAGGAAACTGTAGTAGCTGCTGTGGATGAGGATGGAGCAAAAACTGTAGAAGCTATTGAAGAAAGCGTTGTTGCGGTTTCTTCCTCAGTTCCTGTTCCGCAAGAACCCGTTGAATCGAAAGCTGAATCGAAAGATGAAGCTACATTGCCATTACAACCAGAAGAAGTATCCATTTACGGGATACCACTTCTTGCAGACGAGCGAAGCGACGTGATCCTGTTAAAATTTCTGCGTGCAAGAGATTTCAAGGTGAAAGAAGCTTTCACAATGATCAAGGACACAATTCGCTGGAGAAAAGAATTCGGAATAGAAGAGTTGTTGGATGAGAAATTAGGTGATGAATTGGAGAAAGCTGTTTACATGCATGGATTTGATAAGGAAAATCACCCTGTGTGTTATAACATATATGGTGAATTTCAGAATAAGGAATTGTATAAGAAAACGTTTTCTGATGAGGAGAAGAGACAGAATTTTCTTAGATGGAGAATTCAGTTTCTTGAGAAGAGTATTAGGAATTTGGATTTTAACAATGGTGATGCATGTACTATTGTTCATGTCAATGATCTCAAGGATTCTCCTGGACCTGGGAAATGGGAACTTAGACAAGCTACCAAACAAGCCCTTCAGTTGTTTCAAGACAATTACCCTGAGTTTGTGGCCAAACAG gtgtTTATCAATGTGCCATGGTGGTACTTGGCTGTGAATAGGATGATAAGCCCTTTTCTTACACAAAGAACCAAAAGCAAGTTTGTCTTTGCTGGGCCTTCAAAATCAACTGAGACCCTTTTGAG CTACATAGCTCCAGAGCAACTTCCAGTGAAGTATGGTGGATTGAGTAAAGATGGTGAATTTGGAAATTCAGATGCTGTTACTGAGGCTACAATAAAGCCAGCATCAAAATATACTGTGGAATTTCCTGTTACTGAG AAATGTTTGGTGTCTTGGGAGGTGAGAGTAATAGGGTGGGAAGTAAAGTATGGTGCAGAATTTGTACCAACCAATGAAGAAAGCTACACTGTAATTGTTCAAAAGGCTAGAAAAGTGAGTTCATCAGAAGAAGCAGTGATTTGCAACAGGTTTAAAGTTGGTGAATCTGGGAAAGTTGTTCTCACCATTGACAACACAAGTTCTAAGAAGAAAAAGCTCTTGTACCGCTTCAAGACCAAGTCTTCACTAGAGGACTGA